One window of Lagenorhynchus albirostris chromosome 16, mLagAlb1.1, whole genome shotgun sequence genomic DNA carries:
- the PSD gene encoding PH and SEC7 domain-containing protein 1 isoform X3, with amino-acid sequence MGILLWLFGLPQLRPGTRMPHSGPLKSPLPFLPGTSPLADGPDSFSCVFEAILESHRAKGTSYTSLASLEALASPGPTQSPFFTFELPPQPPAPRPDPPASAPLAPLEPDSGTSSAADGPWTQRGEEEEAEAGAKQAPRREPPSPCRSEDSYGLGAAPLGSEPPLNQLVSDSDSELDSTERLALGSTDTLSNGQKADLEAAQRLAKRLYRLDGFRKADVARHLGKNNDFSKLVAGEYLKFFVFTGMTLDQALRVFLKELALMGETQERERVLAHFSQRYFQCNPGALSSEDGAHTLTCALMLLNTDLHGHNIGKRMTCGDFIGNLEGLNEGGDFPRELLKALYSSIKNEKLQWAIDEEELRRSLSELADPNPKVIKRVSGGSGSGSSPFLDLTPEPGAAVYKHGALVRKVHADPDCRKTPRGKRGWKNFHGILKGMILYLQKEEYQPGEAPSEAELKNAISIHHALATRASDYSKRPHVFYLRTADWRVFLFQAPSLEQMQSWITRINVVAAMFSAPPFPAAVSSQKKFSRPLLPSAATRLPQEEQMRTHEAKLKAMASELRQHRAAHLGKKARGKEAEEQRQKEAYLEFEKSRYGTYAALLRVKLKAGSEELDAVEAALAQAGSTEDGLPPTHSSPSSQPNTSSQPRAQCPGAESRAGAGSGRWKP; translated from the exons ATGGGAATTCTTCTATGGCTCTTTGGACTCCCCCAGCTCAG GCCAGGCACCCGAATGCCTCACTCCGGGCCTCTCAAGTCGCCTCTGCCCTTTCTACCTGGGACCAGCCCCTTGGCTGATGGGCCCGACTCTTTCAGTTGTGTGTTTGAAGCCATCTTGGAGTCACACCGGGCCAAGGGCACCTCCTACACCAGCCTCGCCTCGCTGGAGGCCCTGGCCTCACCTGGCCCAACCCAGAGCCCCTTCTTCACCTTTGagctgcctccccagccccctgcccccaggcctgaCCCACCTGCTTCTGCCCCACTTGCCCCTCTCGAACCGGATTCTGGTACCAGCTCTGCTGCTGATGGGCCTTGGACacagagaggggaggaagaggaggcagaggctggagccaAGCAGGCCCCAAGGAGGGAGCCCCCTAGTCCCTGCCGCTCAGAAGACAGCTACGGGCTGGGGGCAGCTCCCCTGGGCAG TGAACCGCCCCTGAACCAGCTCGTGTCTGATTCGGACTCAGAGCTGGACAGCACAGAGCGGCTGGCCCTGGGAAGCACAGACACCTTGTCTAATGGGCAGAAAGCAGACCTGGAGGCTGCGCAACGCCTAGCTAAGAGGCTGTACCGACTAGATGGCTTCAGGAAGGCGGATGTGGCCCGGCACCTGGGCAAGAA CAATGACTTCAGCAAACTTGTGGCTGGAGAGTACCTGAAGTTCTTTGTCTTCACGGGCATGACTCTGGACCAAGCTCTCAG ggTGTTTCTGAAGGAGCTGGCCTTAATGGGTGAGACCCAGGAACGGGAGCGTGTGCTGGCCCACTTCTCCCAGAGATACTTCCAGTGCAATCCTGGAGCCCTGTCCTCAGAGG ACGGTGCGCACACGCTGACCTGCGCCCTCATGCTACTCAATACGGATCTCCACGGCCAC AACATTGGGAAGCGCATGACCTGCGGAGACTTCATTGGTAACCTGGAGGGCCTCAACGAAGGCGGCGACTTCCCCAGAGAGCTGCtcaag gccTTGTACAGCTCCATCAAGAATGAAAAGTTGCAGTGGGCCAT AGACGAGGAGGAGCTGAGACGCTCTCTGTCTGAGTTGGCCGACCCCAACCCCAAGGTCATCAAGAGAGTCAGCGGGGGCAGTGGCAGCGGCTCCAGCCCTTTCCTGGACCTGACTCCCGAGCCCGGGGCCGCAGTCTACAAGCACGGGGCCTTGGTGCGAAAGGTGCACGCAGACCCTGACTGCAGGAAGA CACCTCGGGGCAAGCGGGGCTGGAAGAACTTCCACGGGATCCTCAAGGGCATGATCCTCTACCTGCAGAAG GAGGAGTACCAGCCTGGGGAGGCCCCGTCGGAGGCTGAGCTGAAGAACGCCATCAGCATCCACCACGCACTGGCCACGCGTGCCAGTGACTACAGCAAGAGGCCCCACGTCTTCTACTTGCGCACCGCTGACTGGCGGGTCTTCCTCTTCCAGGCTCC GAGCCTGGAGCAGATGCAGTCCTGGATCACTCGCATCAATGTGGTGGCTGCTATGTTCTCCGCACCCCCCTTCCCAGCTGCTGTCAGTTCCCAGAAGAAGTTCAGCCGCCCTCTGCTGCCCAGTGCTGCCACCCGCCTCCCCCAG GAGGAGCAGATGCGGACCCACGAGGCCAAGCTGAAGGCCATGGCAAGTGAGTTGCGGCAGCACCGGGCTGCCCATCTGGGCAAGAAGGCCCGGGGCAAGGAGGCTGAGGAACAGCGGCAGAAGGAGGCCTATCTGGAGTTTGAG AAATCTCGCTATGGCACATATGCAGCGCTGCTTCGGGTCAAGCTGAAGGCGGGCAGTGAAGAGCTGGATGCGGTAGAGGCAGCACTGGCCCAAGCCGGGAGCACGGAAGACGGACTCCCCCCCACTCACTCCAGTCCCTCCTCGCAACCCAACACCTCCAGCCAGCCCCGGGCTCAGTGTCCTGGCGCAGAGTCTCGCGCAGGGGCAGGCAGTGGGCGGTGGAAGCCCTGA
- the PSD gene encoding PH and SEC7 domain-containing protein 1 isoform X2: protein MAQGAMRFCSEGDCAISPPRCPRRWLPEGPVPQSPPASMYGSTGSLLRRVAGPSPQGRELGRVTAPCTPLRGPPSPRVSPSPWAPSSPTGQPPPGARSSVVIFRFVEKASVRPLNGLPAPGGLSRSWDLGGVSPPSSTPALGPGSNRKLRLEASTSDPLPAGGGSALPGSQGLLHGPPAQPQVGADGLYSSLPNGLGGPSEHLATLFRGPADTGLLNQGDTWSSPREVSSHAQRIARAKWEFFYGSLDSPSSGAKPPEQAPPSPPGVGSGQGSGVAVGRAAKYSETDLDTVPLRCYRETDIDEVLAEREEADSAIESQPSSEGPPGTARPPAPRPGPCLGPRSSLGSGNEDEDEAGGEEDVDDEVFEASEGARSAADGPWTQRGEEEEAEAGAKQAPRREPPSPCRSEDSYGLGAAPLGSEPPLNQLVSDSDSELDSTERLALGSTDTLSNGQKADLEAAQRLAKRLYRLDGFRKADVARHLGKNNDFSKLVAGEYLKFFVFTGMTLDQALRVFLKELALMGETQERERVLAHFSQRYFQCNPGALSSEDGAHTLTCALMLLNTDLHGHNIGKRMTCGDFIGNLEGLNEGGDFPRELLKALYSSIKNEKLQWAIDEEELRRSLSELADPNPKVIKRVSGGSGSGSSPFLDLTPEPGAAVYKHGALVRKVHADPDCRKTPRGKRGWKNFHGILKGMILYLQKEEYQPGEAPSEAELKNAISIHHALATRASDYSKRPHVFYLRTADWRVFLFQAPSLEQMQSWITRINVVAAMFSAPPFPAAVSSQKKFSRPLLPSAATRLPQEEQMRTHEAKLKAMASELRQHRAAHLGKKARGKEAEEQRQKEAYLEFEKSRYGTYAALLRVKLKAGSEELDAVEAALAQAGSTEDGLPPTHSSPSSQPNTSSQPRAQCPGAESRAGAGSGRWKP, encoded by the exons ATGGCCCAGGGTGCCATGCGCTTCTGCTCGGAAGGCGACTGTGCCATCTCCCCGCCACGATGCCCACGCCGCTGGCTCCCCGAAGGCCCAGTGCCCCAGAGCCCCCCAGCCAGCATGTATGGCAGCACAGGCTCCCTACTACGGCGGGTGGCAGGTCCAAGTCCCCAAGGCCGGGAACTTGGACGTGTGACAGCACCCTGTACACCCCTGCGTGGCCCCCCTTCACCCCGTGTTTCTCCCTCACCCTGGGCACCCTCTTCACCCACTGGGCAGCCTCCACCAGGGGCCCGGAGCTCTGTGGTCATATTCCGCTTTGTGGAGAAGGCCAGCGTGAGGCCACTGAATGGGCTACCTGCTCCCGGAGGCTTGAGTCGGAGCTGGGACCTGGGTGGGGTCTCTCCTCCCAGTTCCACCCCAGCCCTTGGTCCTGGCTCCAACCGAAAGTTGCGGCTAGAAGCATCCACATCAGACCCACTCCCAGCTGGAGGAGGCTCAGCTCTGCCTGGCAGCCAGGGCCTTTTACACGGGCCACCAGCTCAACCTCAGGTTGGAGCAGACGGCCTTTACTCCTCTCTCCCCAATGGGCTGGGGGGACCCTCTGAGCACCTGGCCACATTATTCCGAGGACCTGCTGACACTGGACTCCTTAACCAG GGGGACACCTGGTCCTCACCCAGAGAAGTCTCCTCTCATGCCCAGAGAATCGCTCGAGCCAAATGGGAATTCTTCTATGGCTCTTTGGACTCCCCCAGCTCAG GTGCTAAGCCCCCAGAGCAGGCCCCCCCATCTCCACCTGGGGTGGGCTCAGGGCAGGGCTCTGGGGTGGCTGTGGGGCGAGCAGCCAAGTACTCCGAGACGGACCTGgacacagtgcccctgaggtgcTACCGCGAGACTGACATCGATGAGGTGCTGGCTGAGCGGGAAGAGGCTGACTCGGCCATCGAGAGTCAGCCCAGCTCTGAGGGCCCGCCTGGCACTGCCCGCCCACCTGCCCCACGTCCCGGCCCATGCCTTGGCCCTCGTTCCAGCCTGGGCAGTGGCAATGAGGACGAGGATGAGGCAGGTGGGGAAGAGGATGTGGACGACGAGGTGTTTGAGGCCTCAGAAGGGGCCCG CTCTGCTGCTGATGGGCCTTGGACacagagaggggaggaagaggaggcagaggctggagccaAGCAGGCCCCAAGGAGGGAGCCCCCTAGTCCCTGCCGCTCAGAAGACAGCTACGGGCTGGGGGCAGCTCCCCTGGGCAG TGAACCGCCCCTGAACCAGCTCGTGTCTGATTCGGACTCAGAGCTGGACAGCACAGAGCGGCTGGCCCTGGGAAGCACAGACACCTTGTCTAATGGGCAGAAAGCAGACCTGGAGGCTGCGCAACGCCTAGCTAAGAGGCTGTACCGACTAGATGGCTTCAGGAAGGCGGATGTGGCCCGGCACCTGGGCAAGAA CAATGACTTCAGCAAACTTGTGGCTGGAGAGTACCTGAAGTTCTTTGTCTTCACGGGCATGACTCTGGACCAAGCTCTCAG ggTGTTTCTGAAGGAGCTGGCCTTAATGGGTGAGACCCAGGAACGGGAGCGTGTGCTGGCCCACTTCTCCCAGAGATACTTCCAGTGCAATCCTGGAGCCCTGTCCTCAGAGG ACGGTGCGCACACGCTGACCTGCGCCCTCATGCTACTCAATACGGATCTCCACGGCCAC AACATTGGGAAGCGCATGACCTGCGGAGACTTCATTGGTAACCTGGAGGGCCTCAACGAAGGCGGCGACTTCCCCAGAGAGCTGCtcaag gccTTGTACAGCTCCATCAAGAATGAAAAGTTGCAGTGGGCCAT AGACGAGGAGGAGCTGAGACGCTCTCTGTCTGAGTTGGCCGACCCCAACCCCAAGGTCATCAAGAGAGTCAGCGGGGGCAGTGGCAGCGGCTCCAGCCCTTTCCTGGACCTGACTCCCGAGCCCGGGGCCGCAGTCTACAAGCACGGGGCCTTGGTGCGAAAGGTGCACGCAGACCCTGACTGCAGGAAGA CACCTCGGGGCAAGCGGGGCTGGAAGAACTTCCACGGGATCCTCAAGGGCATGATCCTCTACCTGCAGAAG GAGGAGTACCAGCCTGGGGAGGCCCCGTCGGAGGCTGAGCTGAAGAACGCCATCAGCATCCACCACGCACTGGCCACGCGTGCCAGTGACTACAGCAAGAGGCCCCACGTCTTCTACTTGCGCACCGCTGACTGGCGGGTCTTCCTCTTCCAGGCTCC GAGCCTGGAGCAGATGCAGTCCTGGATCACTCGCATCAATGTGGTGGCTGCTATGTTCTCCGCACCCCCCTTCCCAGCTGCTGTCAGTTCCCAGAAGAAGTTCAGCCGCCCTCTGCTGCCCAGTGCTGCCACCCGCCTCCCCCAG GAGGAGCAGATGCGGACCCACGAGGCCAAGCTGAAGGCCATGGCAAGTGAGTTGCGGCAGCACCGGGCTGCCCATCTGGGCAAGAAGGCCCGGGGCAAGGAGGCTGAGGAACAGCGGCAGAAGGAGGCCTATCTGGAGTTTGAG AAATCTCGCTATGGCACATATGCAGCGCTGCTTCGGGTCAAGCTGAAGGCGGGCAGTGAAGAGCTGGATGCGGTAGAGGCAGCACTGGCCCAAGCCGGGAGCACGGAAGACGGACTCCCCCCCACTCACTCCAGTCCCTCCTCGCAACCCAACACCTCCAGCCAGCCCCGGGCTCAGTGTCCTGGCGCAGAGTCTCGCGCAGGGGCAGGCAGTGGGCGGTGGAAGCCCTGA
- the PSD gene encoding PH and SEC7 domain-containing protein 1 isoform X1, producing the protein MAQGAMRFCSEGDCAISPPRCPRRWLPEGPVPQSPPASMYGSTGSLLRRVAGPSPQGRELGRVTAPCTPLRGPPSPRVSPSPWAPSSPTGQPPPGARSSVVIFRFVEKASVRPLNGLPAPGGLSRSWDLGGVSPPSSTPALGPGSNRKLRLEASTSDPLPAGGGSALPGSQGLLHGPPAQPQVGADGLYSSLPNGLGGPSEHLATLFRGPADTGLLNQGDTWSSPREVSSHAQRIARAKWEFFYGSLDSPSSGAKPPEQAPPSPPGVGSGQGSGVAVGRAAKYSETDLDTVPLRCYRETDIDEVLAEREEADSAIESQPSSEGPPGTARPPAPRPGPCLGPRSSLGSGNEDEDEAGGEEDVDDEVFEASEGARPGTRMPHSGPLKSPLPFLPGTSPLADGPDSFSCVFEAILESHRAKGTSYTSLASLEALASPGPTQSPFFTFELPPQPPAPRPDPPASAPLAPLEPDSGTSSAADGPWTQRGEEEEAEAGAKQAPRREPPSPCRSEDSYGLGAAPLGSEPPLNQLVSDSDSELDSTERLALGSTDTLSNGQKADLEAAQRLAKRLYRLDGFRKADVARHLGKNNDFSKLVAGEYLKFFVFTGMTLDQALRVFLKELALMGETQERERVLAHFSQRYFQCNPGALSSEDGAHTLTCALMLLNTDLHGHNIGKRMTCGDFIGNLEGLNEGGDFPRELLKALYSSIKNEKLQWAIDEEELRRSLSELADPNPKVIKRVSGGSGSGSSPFLDLTPEPGAAVYKHGALVRKVHADPDCRKTPRGKRGWKNFHGILKGMILYLQKEEYQPGEAPSEAELKNAISIHHALATRASDYSKRPHVFYLRTADWRVFLFQAPSLEQMQSWITRINVVAAMFSAPPFPAAVSSQKKFSRPLLPSAATRLPQEEQMRTHEAKLKAMASELRQHRAAHLGKKARGKEAEEQRQKEAYLEFEKSRYGTYAALLRVKLKAGSEELDAVEAALAQAGSTEDGLPPTHSSPSSQPNTSSQPRAQCPGAESRAGAGSGRWKP; encoded by the exons ATGGCCCAGGGTGCCATGCGCTTCTGCTCGGAAGGCGACTGTGCCATCTCCCCGCCACGATGCCCACGCCGCTGGCTCCCCGAAGGCCCAGTGCCCCAGAGCCCCCCAGCCAGCATGTATGGCAGCACAGGCTCCCTACTACGGCGGGTGGCAGGTCCAAGTCCCCAAGGCCGGGAACTTGGACGTGTGACAGCACCCTGTACACCCCTGCGTGGCCCCCCTTCACCCCGTGTTTCTCCCTCACCCTGGGCACCCTCTTCACCCACTGGGCAGCCTCCACCAGGGGCCCGGAGCTCTGTGGTCATATTCCGCTTTGTGGAGAAGGCCAGCGTGAGGCCACTGAATGGGCTACCTGCTCCCGGAGGCTTGAGTCGGAGCTGGGACCTGGGTGGGGTCTCTCCTCCCAGTTCCACCCCAGCCCTTGGTCCTGGCTCCAACCGAAAGTTGCGGCTAGAAGCATCCACATCAGACCCACTCCCAGCTGGAGGAGGCTCAGCTCTGCCTGGCAGCCAGGGCCTTTTACACGGGCCACCAGCTCAACCTCAGGTTGGAGCAGACGGCCTTTACTCCTCTCTCCCCAATGGGCTGGGGGGACCCTCTGAGCACCTGGCCACATTATTCCGAGGACCTGCTGACACTGGACTCCTTAACCAG GGGGACACCTGGTCCTCACCCAGAGAAGTCTCCTCTCATGCCCAGAGAATCGCTCGAGCCAAATGGGAATTCTTCTATGGCTCTTTGGACTCCCCCAGCTCAG GTGCTAAGCCCCCAGAGCAGGCCCCCCCATCTCCACCTGGGGTGGGCTCAGGGCAGGGCTCTGGGGTGGCTGTGGGGCGAGCAGCCAAGTACTCCGAGACGGACCTGgacacagtgcccctgaggtgcTACCGCGAGACTGACATCGATGAGGTGCTGGCTGAGCGGGAAGAGGCTGACTCGGCCATCGAGAGTCAGCCCAGCTCTGAGGGCCCGCCTGGCACTGCCCGCCCACCTGCCCCACGTCCCGGCCCATGCCTTGGCCCTCGTTCCAGCCTGGGCAGTGGCAATGAGGACGAGGATGAGGCAGGTGGGGAAGAGGATGTGGACGACGAGGTGTTTGAGGCCTCAGAAGGGGCCCG GCCAGGCACCCGAATGCCTCACTCCGGGCCTCTCAAGTCGCCTCTGCCCTTTCTACCTGGGACCAGCCCCTTGGCTGATGGGCCCGACTCTTTCAGTTGTGTGTTTGAAGCCATCTTGGAGTCACACCGGGCCAAGGGCACCTCCTACACCAGCCTCGCCTCGCTGGAGGCCCTGGCCTCACCTGGCCCAACCCAGAGCCCCTTCTTCACCTTTGagctgcctccccagccccctgcccccaggcctgaCCCACCTGCTTCTGCCCCACTTGCCCCTCTCGAACCGGATTCTGGTACCAGCTCTGCTGCTGATGGGCCTTGGACacagagaggggaggaagaggaggcagaggctggagccaAGCAGGCCCCAAGGAGGGAGCCCCCTAGTCCCTGCCGCTCAGAAGACAGCTACGGGCTGGGGGCAGCTCCCCTGGGCAG TGAACCGCCCCTGAACCAGCTCGTGTCTGATTCGGACTCAGAGCTGGACAGCACAGAGCGGCTGGCCCTGGGAAGCACAGACACCTTGTCTAATGGGCAGAAAGCAGACCTGGAGGCTGCGCAACGCCTAGCTAAGAGGCTGTACCGACTAGATGGCTTCAGGAAGGCGGATGTGGCCCGGCACCTGGGCAAGAA CAATGACTTCAGCAAACTTGTGGCTGGAGAGTACCTGAAGTTCTTTGTCTTCACGGGCATGACTCTGGACCAAGCTCTCAG ggTGTTTCTGAAGGAGCTGGCCTTAATGGGTGAGACCCAGGAACGGGAGCGTGTGCTGGCCCACTTCTCCCAGAGATACTTCCAGTGCAATCCTGGAGCCCTGTCCTCAGAGG ACGGTGCGCACACGCTGACCTGCGCCCTCATGCTACTCAATACGGATCTCCACGGCCAC AACATTGGGAAGCGCATGACCTGCGGAGACTTCATTGGTAACCTGGAGGGCCTCAACGAAGGCGGCGACTTCCCCAGAGAGCTGCtcaag gccTTGTACAGCTCCATCAAGAATGAAAAGTTGCAGTGGGCCAT AGACGAGGAGGAGCTGAGACGCTCTCTGTCTGAGTTGGCCGACCCCAACCCCAAGGTCATCAAGAGAGTCAGCGGGGGCAGTGGCAGCGGCTCCAGCCCTTTCCTGGACCTGACTCCCGAGCCCGGGGCCGCAGTCTACAAGCACGGGGCCTTGGTGCGAAAGGTGCACGCAGACCCTGACTGCAGGAAGA CACCTCGGGGCAAGCGGGGCTGGAAGAACTTCCACGGGATCCTCAAGGGCATGATCCTCTACCTGCAGAAG GAGGAGTACCAGCCTGGGGAGGCCCCGTCGGAGGCTGAGCTGAAGAACGCCATCAGCATCCACCACGCACTGGCCACGCGTGCCAGTGACTACAGCAAGAGGCCCCACGTCTTCTACTTGCGCACCGCTGACTGGCGGGTCTTCCTCTTCCAGGCTCC GAGCCTGGAGCAGATGCAGTCCTGGATCACTCGCATCAATGTGGTGGCTGCTATGTTCTCCGCACCCCCCTTCCCAGCTGCTGTCAGTTCCCAGAAGAAGTTCAGCCGCCCTCTGCTGCCCAGTGCTGCCACCCGCCTCCCCCAG GAGGAGCAGATGCGGACCCACGAGGCCAAGCTGAAGGCCATGGCAAGTGAGTTGCGGCAGCACCGGGCTGCCCATCTGGGCAAGAAGGCCCGGGGCAAGGAGGCTGAGGAACAGCGGCAGAAGGAGGCCTATCTGGAGTTTGAG AAATCTCGCTATGGCACATATGCAGCGCTGCTTCGGGTCAAGCTGAAGGCGGGCAGTGAAGAGCTGGATGCGGTAGAGGCAGCACTGGCCCAAGCCGGGAGCACGGAAGACGGACTCCCCCCCACTCACTCCAGTCCCTCCTCGCAACCCAACACCTCCAGCCAGCCCCGGGCTCAGTGTCCTGGCGCAGAGTCTCGCGCAGGGGCAGGCAGTGGGCGGTGGAAGCCCTGA
- the PSD gene encoding PH and SEC7 domain-containing protein 1 isoform X4 codes for MGILLWLFGLPQLSEPPLNQLVSDSDSELDSTERLALGSTDTLSNGQKADLEAAQRLAKRLYRLDGFRKADVARHLGKNNDFSKLVAGEYLKFFVFTGMTLDQALRVFLKELALMGETQERERVLAHFSQRYFQCNPGALSSEDGAHTLTCALMLLNTDLHGHNIGKRMTCGDFIGNLEGLNEGGDFPRELLKALYSSIKNEKLQWAIDEEELRRSLSELADPNPKVIKRVSGGSGSGSSPFLDLTPEPGAAVYKHGALVRKVHADPDCRKTPRGKRGWKNFHGILKGMILYLQKEEYQPGEAPSEAELKNAISIHHALATRASDYSKRPHVFYLRTADWRVFLFQAPSLEQMQSWITRINVVAAMFSAPPFPAAVSSQKKFSRPLLPSAATRLPQEEQMRTHEAKLKAMASELRQHRAAHLGKKARGKEAEEQRQKEAYLEFEKSRYGTYAALLRVKLKAGSEELDAVEAALAQAGSTEDGLPPTHSSPSSQPNTSSQPRAQCPGAESRAGAGSGRWKP; via the exons ATGGGAATTCTTCTATGGCTCTTTGGACTCCCCCAGCTCAG TGAACCGCCCCTGAACCAGCTCGTGTCTGATTCGGACTCAGAGCTGGACAGCACAGAGCGGCTGGCCCTGGGAAGCACAGACACCTTGTCTAATGGGCAGAAAGCAGACCTGGAGGCTGCGCAACGCCTAGCTAAGAGGCTGTACCGACTAGATGGCTTCAGGAAGGCGGATGTGGCCCGGCACCTGGGCAAGAA CAATGACTTCAGCAAACTTGTGGCTGGAGAGTACCTGAAGTTCTTTGTCTTCACGGGCATGACTCTGGACCAAGCTCTCAG ggTGTTTCTGAAGGAGCTGGCCTTAATGGGTGAGACCCAGGAACGGGAGCGTGTGCTGGCCCACTTCTCCCAGAGATACTTCCAGTGCAATCCTGGAGCCCTGTCCTCAGAGG ACGGTGCGCACACGCTGACCTGCGCCCTCATGCTACTCAATACGGATCTCCACGGCCAC AACATTGGGAAGCGCATGACCTGCGGAGACTTCATTGGTAACCTGGAGGGCCTCAACGAAGGCGGCGACTTCCCCAGAGAGCTGCtcaag gccTTGTACAGCTCCATCAAGAATGAAAAGTTGCAGTGGGCCAT AGACGAGGAGGAGCTGAGACGCTCTCTGTCTGAGTTGGCCGACCCCAACCCCAAGGTCATCAAGAGAGTCAGCGGGGGCAGTGGCAGCGGCTCCAGCCCTTTCCTGGACCTGACTCCCGAGCCCGGGGCCGCAGTCTACAAGCACGGGGCCTTGGTGCGAAAGGTGCACGCAGACCCTGACTGCAGGAAGA CACCTCGGGGCAAGCGGGGCTGGAAGAACTTCCACGGGATCCTCAAGGGCATGATCCTCTACCTGCAGAAG GAGGAGTACCAGCCTGGGGAGGCCCCGTCGGAGGCTGAGCTGAAGAACGCCATCAGCATCCACCACGCACTGGCCACGCGTGCCAGTGACTACAGCAAGAGGCCCCACGTCTTCTACTTGCGCACCGCTGACTGGCGGGTCTTCCTCTTCCAGGCTCC GAGCCTGGAGCAGATGCAGTCCTGGATCACTCGCATCAATGTGGTGGCTGCTATGTTCTCCGCACCCCCCTTCCCAGCTGCTGTCAGTTCCCAGAAGAAGTTCAGCCGCCCTCTGCTGCCCAGTGCTGCCACCCGCCTCCCCCAG GAGGAGCAGATGCGGACCCACGAGGCCAAGCTGAAGGCCATGGCAAGTGAGTTGCGGCAGCACCGGGCTGCCCATCTGGGCAAGAAGGCCCGGGGCAAGGAGGCTGAGGAACAGCGGCAGAAGGAGGCCTATCTGGAGTTTGAG AAATCTCGCTATGGCACATATGCAGCGCTGCTTCGGGTCAAGCTGAAGGCGGGCAGTGAAGAGCTGGATGCGGTAGAGGCAGCACTGGCCCAAGCCGGGAGCACGGAAGACGGACTCCCCCCCACTCACTCCAGTCCCTCCTCGCAACCCAACACCTCCAGCCAGCCCCGGGCTCAGTGTCCTGGCGCAGAGTCTCGCGCAGGGGCAGGCAGTGGGCGGTGGAAGCCCTGA